The genome window ACCTCTCGCATCGTCTGGCCAACGATTTCTGCGGTTTCGAACATGGACGTCGTATTCAAAAGATTAGCGATATCGGTGCCTGCCCGTCGCTCAAGCAGACTGATGATGCTCTGGCTGGTGGCCAGATTGCCTGCAGATAACAGCACCAGTTCACGCTCTCCGGGCTGCTCGAAGACATGCATTTTCCGAAATGTGGAAATCTGGTCAAAACCGGCGTTAGTCCGGGAATCCGATGCGAACACCAGCCCGTCGGCAAGTCGCATCGCTACGCAATAAGTCATGAAGCCCTCCTGATAAGGCTTTTGAAAACGAGCGTAGTCTAATCATAACTCCCGGTCGGGTGTGAGGGTTTATTGACGCATTTCCATGATTTTTGTTACTGAGTGCCCGTGGCCTCCGTTACCCACGCCCGAGTTTCCATATGCTCCATGCCGCCACCGCTGCGCACGCCCCGGACGGGTGCCGCATCCCGGTAATCCAGGCCTACGGCCAGCTTTATATGGCTCTCTGCCACATTCAGGGTGTTGACCACATCAAATGTGTGCCAGTTGCTGCCTATCCAGGCTTCGGCCCAGGCGTGAGTGGCGACATGGTCATCGCTGGTGGAATGAATATAGCCGCTGACATAGCGGGCCGGCACGCCAATGTGGCGGCAGCAGGCAATGAAAATATGGGTGTGGTCCTGGCATACTCCGGCGCCGAGTTTGAAGGCTTCGCTGGCGGTATTGGTGACTGTGGTGGCACCCGGCATAAAGGCAATGTGCTCACGAAGGTGCTTCATCAGGCGCACCAGGCTTCGCTTGTTGCACGAGTACTGACTGGCGAACTTCTTGAGGGCTTTGTCCGTCTCGGTCAGCGGCGTGTGCCGCAGAAACACCTGGGGCGGGAAGGGTGAGTCGTCACGGGTCAGCGGTTTACCGGTCAGGTCCACCACGCCTTCCGCCGTCAAAACAATTTCCGGGACAGCGTTATCGAGTGTCATCACGGTCACCGGGTTGCC of Marinobacter sediminum contains these proteins:
- a CDS encoding transglutaminase family protein, giving the protein MRLNIHHQTRYTYETPVQNSIQYIRLTPRNTPQQRIHDWKLSTPGETSQMMDGFGNPVTVMTLDNAVPEIVLTAEGVVDLTGKPLTRDDSPFPPQVFLRHTPLTETDKALKKFASQYSCNKRSLVRLMKHLREHIAFMPGATTVTNTASEAFKLGAGVCQDHTHIFIACCRHIGVPARYVSGYIHSTSDDHVATHAWAEAWIGSNWHTFDVVNTLNVAESHIKLAVGLDYRDAAPVRGVRSGGGMEHMETRAWVTEATGTQ